One segment of Zonotrichia albicollis isolate bZonAlb1 chromosome 4, bZonAlb1.hap1, whole genome shotgun sequence DNA contains the following:
- the TMPO gene encoding thymopoietin isoform X6, producing MPEFLADPSVLTKEKLKSELIANNVSLPGGEQRKDVYVQLYLQHLTARNPPALAQPDFSSDEEREPTPLGAQSRGAAAAGRKATKKTEKPRPEEKDGLDITEMSNEDLQEQLMKYGVNPGPIVATTRKLYEKKLLKLMEQGPDLKAPVPLPAISATENTRQNGNNDSDQYSDNEEDPKTELRLEKREPLKARTKAPVALKQKRVVEHNQVGNRVPGNFKHAAPTLSVSELSDMPRRTPKKLLMTAEQEETDCPHQCFLNHVGHNQSCDLLNTAMIEVLERTTEERRVERDILKELFPYEVSTPTGISASCRRPIKGAASRPLEHSDFILEESYSKYAQKYGTSTDTKPEKPSIKKERPVALWIKVLLFVIVSVFMFLVYQSMETNQGNPFSKYLKMVSPGSAE from the exons ATGCCCGAGTTCCTGGCGGATCCGTCGGTGCTGACCAAGGAGAAGCTGAAGAGCGAGCTGATCGCTAACAATGTGAGCCTCCCGGGCGGCGAGCAGCGCAAGGACGTGTACGTGCAGCTCTACCTGCAGCACCTCACCGCCCGCAACCCGCCCGCCCTCGCGCAGCCCGACTTTTCCAGCGACGAGGAGCGGGAGCCCACACCTCTCGGCGCCCAGAGCCGCGGAGCTGCTGCCGCCGGGCGG AAAGCCAcaaagaaaactgagaaaccCAGACCAGAGGAGAAGGATGGCCTAGATATAACAGAGATGAGTAATGAAGACCTTCAAGAGCAACTTATGAAGTATGGAGTAAATCCTGGCCCAATTGTAG CTACTACTAGGAAACTTTATGAGAAAAAGCTTTTGAAACTGATGGAACAAGGTCCTGACCTGAAGGCACCTGTGCCTCTCCCAGCGATTTCAGCTACTGAGAACACCAGACAGAATGGAAACAATGATTCTGACCAGTACAGTGACAATGAGGAAG ATCCGAAGACGGAGCTGAGGCTTGAGAAGAGAGAGCCCCTGAAAGCCAGGACGAAGGCGCCAGTCGCACTCAAACAAAAAAGAGTTGTTGAACACAACCAG GTTGGCAATAGGGTGCCTGGAAATTTCAAGCATGCAGCTCCTACGCTGTCAGTCAGTGAACTCTCAGACATGCCCAGAAGAACACCAAAGAAACTACTGATGACAGCTGAA CAAGAAGAGACAGATTGCCCACATCAGTGCTTTTTAAATCATGTTGGTCACAACCAGTCCTGTGATCTGCTCAACACAGCCATGATAGAG GTGCTGGAGAGAACTACAGAAGAAAGAAGAGTAGAAAGGGATATTCTTAAAGAATTGTTCCCTTATGAAGTATCAACACCTACAGGAATTAG tGCTAGCTGCCGTAGACCAATCAAAGGAGCTGCAAGCCGGCCTCTAGAGCACAGCGACTTCATACTGGAGGAAAGTTACTCTAAGTACGCGCAGAAATACGGTACCTCCACTGACACCAAGCCAGAGAAACCATCAATAAAAAAAGAACGCCCTGTTGCCCTGTGGATAAAAGTTCTTCTCTTTGTTATTGTTTCAGTCTTCATGTTTTTGGTTTATCAGTCAATGGAAACTAATCAAGGAAATCCCTTTTCTAAATACCTGAAAATGGTCTCTCCGGGCAGTGCCGAATGA
- the TMPO gene encoding thymopoietin isoform X3: MPEFLADPSVLTKEKLKSELIANNVSLPGGEQRKDVYVQLYLQHLTARNPPALAQPDFSSDEEREPTPLGAQSRGAAAAGRKATKKTEKPRPEEKDGLDITEMSNEDLQEQLMKYGVNPGPIVATTRKLYEKKLLKLMEQGPDLKAPVPLPAISATENTRQNGNNDSDQYSDNEEDPKTELRLEKREPLKARTKAPVALKQKRVVEHNQVEATAQLPVDDAVISESTPINETVLAASDETLVGNRVPGNFKHAAPTLSVSELSDMPRRTPKKLLMTAEQEETDCPHQCFLNHVGHNQSCDLLNTAMIEVLERTTEERRVERDILKELFPYEVSTPTGISASCRRPIKGAASRPLEHSDFILEESYSKYAQKYGTSTDTKPEKPSIKKERPVALWIKVLLFVIVSVFMFLVYQSMETNQGNPFSKYLKMVSPGSAE, from the exons ATGCCCGAGTTCCTGGCGGATCCGTCGGTGCTGACCAAGGAGAAGCTGAAGAGCGAGCTGATCGCTAACAATGTGAGCCTCCCGGGCGGCGAGCAGCGCAAGGACGTGTACGTGCAGCTCTACCTGCAGCACCTCACCGCCCGCAACCCGCCCGCCCTCGCGCAGCCCGACTTTTCCAGCGACGAGGAGCGGGAGCCCACACCTCTCGGCGCCCAGAGCCGCGGAGCTGCTGCCGCCGGGCGG AAAGCCAcaaagaaaactgagaaaccCAGACCAGAGGAGAAGGATGGCCTAGATATAACAGAGATGAGTAATGAAGACCTTCAAGAGCAACTTATGAAGTATGGAGTAAATCCTGGCCCAATTGTAG CTACTACTAGGAAACTTTATGAGAAAAAGCTTTTGAAACTGATGGAACAAGGTCCTGACCTGAAGGCACCTGTGCCTCTCCCAGCGATTTCAGCTACTGAGAACACCAGACAGAATGGAAACAATGATTCTGACCAGTACAGTGACAATGAGGAAG ATCCGAAGACGGAGCTGAGGCTTGAGAAGAGAGAGCCCCTGAAAGCCAGGACGAAGGCGCCAGTCGCACTCAAACAAAAAAGAGTTGTTGAACACAACCAG GTGGAAGCTACAGCACAGTTGCCTGTAGATGATGCTGTAATATCAGAGAGTACTCCCATAAATGAAACTGTGTTGGCTGCAAGCGACGAGACCCTA GTTGGCAATAGGGTGCCTGGAAATTTCAAGCATGCAGCTCCTACGCTGTCAGTCAGTGAACTCTCAGACATGCCCAGAAGAACACCAAAGAAACTACTGATGACAGCTGAA CAAGAAGAGACAGATTGCCCACATCAGTGCTTTTTAAATCATGTTGGTCACAACCAGTCCTGTGATCTGCTCAACACAGCCATGATAGAG GTGCTGGAGAGAACTACAGAAGAAAGAAGAGTAGAAAGGGATATTCTTAAAGAATTGTTCCCTTATGAAGTATCAACACCTACAGGAATTAG tGCTAGCTGCCGTAGACCAATCAAAGGAGCTGCAAGCCGGCCTCTAGAGCACAGCGACTTCATACTGGAGGAAAGTTACTCTAAGTACGCGCAGAAATACGGTACCTCCACTGACACCAAGCCAGAGAAACCATCAATAAAAAAAGAACGCCCTGTTGCCCTGTGGATAAAAGTTCTTCTCTTTGTTATTGTTTCAGTCTTCATGTTTTTGGTTTATCAGTCAATGGAAACTAATCAAGGAAATCCCTTTTCTAAATACCTGAAAATGGTCTCTCCGGGCAGTGCCGAATGA